The DNA segment AGCATTGGCCAGTGCTCATTTGGGACTTTTGTGGTATTTCAGTGACCGATCTTGGTGTATTTTACAACACTCAACTTAAGTTGTTTTCCAGCACAACCACACAAAACTAATTCCAACATGTGCAAATGACTCGCCACATTTGAAAATGCTTAGCTAGTCAGCAGAGCACCATGTTGGCAAACAGCACCTCGTAAGAACGGTAATGATATTCTTTGATACAAGCGAGTCACAACTTTACTGTTGGTGTGACATACACACCTATTAGCGGTGCATAGTAATCTTCGCCACGTGTATAAATGGACCGAAGATGCGATTGCATAAGTAGCAAACACTCAAGTGCATAGTCACTGAAAAcaacaaaccaagatcagaagtTGCGACTGGAAGTCTTTGGTGGAAAACTTGAAATTGTCATGCAGACTAATAGGTTTTAAGAGTACATCACATTTTCATCTTTTAAAAATAAGACTGTTTCCTCCAATTATTCAGTCAAGTTGTCGGAAAGCGATTGAGAAAGCCCACTCGTTGTTACCAGAACACTAGTGAACCAACATTTAGTTCTCGCCTTAAGACGACAGGTGCAGTTTGGGTGGCTCCAATTTTGAATCTCAAGGCGACTTGCTCCTTATCGAACCAAATAACCGTCCAATTTTTAAGTTAATCTCATATGAGAATGCAGTTCAGTAACGCCGACAGGGTACATTTCCCAAAACACTTAACAGACTGTCAATTGATTAATACCTTATATTCTTCAATATCTATTTTAAGGGCTTACGCTGATAAGTATACTCATTCAAGTAAAATCCTTTCTTTTAGTATCGCTCCTGCGATTAAGTCTTTGACCTGTCTTGTTTCGAAACGCAAGACGAGGGAAAGAAAAGATTCTAACTCTTAAATCCCCCGTTCTTAATCAAAAAGTCACAAGTTGCTGCTTCCTGTATTACATTCAGTTCTCCATTATAGTGAAAAGGTCAATTTGCAGCACAAATAATGTCATCGGCGCCTGGCAATGGAAAACAACTGGGAGGACGGACCGATGAGGAGCAGCCTCAAGAAACCCCATTTGGCCTCCTCTGCACGCTGACCACTCCTAGTTTTCAGTCAGACAATTTATATTACGAGAGCGACAGCGAAAAGCGCTTCACTACAGGGAGTGGGAGCtcggagagatttttttttttttttttaagtagtcAAGCTTCTGGATGGAATCTTACAGTGAGATGGTGTTAAGTGTTTGTGAGTTCACGGCACGATCAGTTCATTGAGCAGTCCTCTCCCTCTGTGTCCGTGTCTGTGTCTGAACAGGCGGTGTCCATGGCGACATGGGCGGGGCTGACTATGACCGCTCGTCTCTGCTCTTCCTCTGCGCTCGCTCGCCTCTCCTGAGTGCGCTCGATGTGGTGGATGGCCTGAGAGGAGCGAACGATGCAGCATATATTCAATTAGCCACAATGTAAGCTACACCACCACAATCTGATGGGATACGAGAGCTGTATCAAAAACAAATGGTTTTTAAAACGGGTTTGTTATTGTGGTTGTAGTTCAATCATACACTTTGTAATATTTTAGTTGCAGTACGATACTGTACACCAGAAATATCAAATCAGTTTGTCATGGACTGCAACGTAGTTATTCTTCTGCCTCAGAAGGCCGTTTTGACTGTAAAACTATGTAAAGTTAACGCAATTTTTGGCACAATAAATTTGAGATAACTGATACATTATAAAATACATGTATTGAAGAAAACAACTTATTTTCGCGGTCGCTTACAATAACGATAAACATCATGGGCAGAACATTTGACTGTTTTACAAAACTTTCTCTTAGTATTTAACGTTGCACCAAAGAGAAAAATTGTCAAATATCGGCCAATTTGTGAGTGGGTGAGAGAGGCTGAATGTCATTTTCTGTCTTTACTGTTAGTCTAAAGTATAATCATATGCAAAGGACATACCTGCACAATGGTATCCAGGTTTTGTCTCGACGTAGACACGGTGCTGTTGTGGAGAGATGAGCTCATGGTCACCACGGTGACATGGTGATGGGGTTGCTGGGTTAGTGTCGGCGCCGGCACAATGACTGTCGGGTGGTGGGTTGAGGCGATGGGAGTGGGAGGGGCCACCACCTGAAGAAACATACAAATCACCTTTGTTATACTGTAGACAAATAATGAGTAACTTCAACAATGTAAACAATAATGTCTTCAGTCATGTCTGATTACTCATAATACAAACATTATTTGAAATCATTTGTGATGcgtaataaaaataattgataTTTTTCATCATGCGAGTCTCTTGAAGTACAGGTGGGCTTTACAAGTTTGAATGTGTGCTTGGCCAACCTTTGGACTGTGAGGGGGTCTGTCTGCAGCTTGAACTTGTTGCAGTCGTAACAGCGTCTGGCTCTGGAGCTGCGCGTGCTCCTCCTCCACCTGTTGGGTGATCACCTTGAGGCAATCCGGGTGCCCTTGGGTGTCCAGAGCGCGCACCTGCAGCCAAACACACATGACGTAAGTAACCCATGATCCATCAAATGTGCCTGCTCACCTTCACTCTAACTCATTTCATATGAAAAAGACGATTATTAAATATAGACAATACATAGAAGCGTGCACAATGAAAACATAtgataaaaatgcatctaaatggCAGCATTCTGATTCTCTATCCAGTATTTTGTGCCCTATATAGTAAACTGACTATTATGTAGTGTTGTTCAAAAGTCTAGTGATATACCACCTCCAAATTTATCAGCGTTTGGAATAGGACCCGAAATAATCGGCTAAGGCAAACGACTTCAATGATACGTTCACCTGCTCCTCCAGCTGCATACGGGCGGAGCGTTCTCGGTCCAGCTGTTGGCGCAGCTCCAGCATTTCCCGCCTCAGCTCTTCCACCTTCTCTTCATCTAGAGTATCAGGAGAGCCGATGCCTTCATCCTTCTCCTCCGCTCGCCTCCGTTTGGGCGAGGAACCACTGAATTCCTGCAGTCGCAATGTGGAAACAGGGTGAGACCGCAGTCACACACTTTGGCATTGAATGAAGGCAATATTATTCTTTAAACAAAGCACAAAGATTACATGTAGTATGGAAGCTGTCAGGGCACTAAAACAGCACTTGGGCATACCTGTATGAAGCGTTTGAGCTGGTTGTTCTGTGACAAGAGCTGCGTCTTTTCCTGCTCCAAGGTGAAGATGTAGTCTGCTGTCTGTTGCAAGATGGCCGCCTGCAGAGACCCAAAAGTAGGTAAAGCTCTGGCAACACTAAGTCAAACACATCAgtatgaaatcttttttttttttttccccttcattttcaaagTGTTTCTGACAACTGATCCATTCTTGAACTTTTTTGGTCCCTATAGTGGATTTTCACTTGCTGTAGGGTGGGCATTCAATTGTATGACCACGTACCTTGCTGAGTTTCTCTCCATCTGTGTGAGGCAAGAGACTTTTAAGGGACTGGAAGCCCGCATTGATGCTTTGCATGCGTCGCCGCTCATTGCTGTTGGCGATTTCACGTCGGATTCGCCTCTCTTGGTCCTGGGCCGTCTCTGGACTGAAGGGGATGTTGGCCAGACTAAAGAACAGTCACACGACAAAGGTAATCATTTATGTTTTCATATGAGACAAGTTGCTCGTCGTAGAAGATTTTTTACTAGTACTAGCAACATCACAAGACATGTAAATGCTCAAAAGTGGTTACCAGTGACTCAACACTTTCACACAAAGCATCTATGCTGGACAAAAATACAGCCACAATAAAACTCAATACTGGATCAGACAGAAtctaaaaatagacttgcctaagCTTACAAGGACTTAATCTTGACCTCTGGGCCAATGAGTTTAAATTGACTATCAGAGTTGTGAACCACCTCAACAAAAAACACGTTATAAACGAAATTAGGGCGCAGAGGGGAAGACCAACCCGAGTAAACAAACCAGTAGAACTTGATCAGAGATGTTTATAAAACACTCAAGGTCAGATGGCAACTTGCTTGTGCGGCTTTGAAAATGATAGGATCGTTGTGGGTGGGAAAACCACACTACCGTTGTGATTAGAGCCGGTAAAACCGACAGCCAAAGCAAAACAATGTCTAAAATGATTGTGAGATGCCTTTCACAGGCATCCGATCGTAGGATAGATGGGGTCCCGGTGCTCCAATGTACCTTTCGAGCATGAACTGATGAAAATTGCACAAATGAGCCTTTGACGACAACCCCAACAATAAAAAtcattaattcaatcccaaagaAGTGGAAATGTAAGAAAAGGAAACTTTAGGATTCAGGTTTTGAACTTAAGTTAGGGGTTCAAATCTCAACTTTGTGTAACAGGTTCCAAAAGCAGAGTGTGACATACTTCATGTAACGaggtatttatttacatttttatttatgtttctTCTGCCGGCCGAAAATGCCGTCCCCTGCATTTGTCTGTTCAGGTGTGCCTCATGAAGTGTTTGGTGCAGCTTTTACTACACACCATAACCTGTCCGttataatgtatttattttgagaCGACGTTACAAACAAGCTCTCGGCTAGCCAGGAGCTGCGCACCTCCAACATGGCCGCCGGAGGGCGCGTCGGCCAGCTGGTAGCAGCACAGTGAAATGTGACTCCACTCCAGTCCACGCTGAGCACAGCAGCAGCGGTGGTAGGCAGGCAAGCAGCAGAAGGCCCCCGGGCACCGAGGAGAACAATGCGTTCGACAGTTAGCGCCGAGCGAACTGCCAACGTTCACCGTCCCTCCCCAAAATAACACCGATCAAAGGCCGTGCGACATTCGTGCGCCCGTAAAACCGACAAATAGAGCCCAGTCTCGGCTTTTAGGCTAAAAACGAGCgcggttgaaaaaaaattgtcacgcTGTGTTAGCTTGGCGAGTTAGCAACACAACCATGGCTACTGCTTGTGTAAAAATGTAAAAGACGCAGCGCGAGCGTTAATGGTCCAAATGTTTCCACTTTATTACAACGCAAAATGTTTGCAATACTGAACGTGACATATTATTATGTGATGAACCGAATTTGGTTGCAAATAATGAGACTATGGCGAACACGTAAACCACCACGTGCTCGTGTGCAAATGCGATGTATCGATTTCATGTGCTTGATTTACATATTAAGGGAGCGAATGCCCTCTTAACGTGTCTCGTGGGTCAAAACTTGACCCGCCTGCTGTCAAACGACACGACAGGGGCGACTCGGTTTTGCGTCCGCTCGCACGGAATGGCTGCAGCGCAGGTAGTGATCCGCCACTTTGTGCAACCTTGCTGCCAAACTATCGCATGCTAGCAGCTAACGGCTAACGCGCTATGAGAAGTCGAGCTCGCAGCCCGCCGCCACAACACAACCACAACGTGCTTTTCGGAACGTACCTGCATAGTCCCCCGATAACATCCTTCTCAGTCTTCTTGAATTGCTGCAGGGTCGGTATCTTCTCTGTCGGCATCATGAAATATTCcatgctttcaaagccacccactAAAACGCGTGTTTTGCTCTCTCACCCTCCCACTTCTCTctttcgggaaaaaaaaagatctacgAATCGCACACTTGCTCTTGTATTTTCTAGCAGTCACGCGCATGCAAGACGCGCGATGATGTAAAGGAACGGGttggaaaaacaaaagttgTAGCTGTCCACAGCTGATGGGGTTCCCTCCAatgcgtgtgtgcacgcgcgcgTGTGTGGCATCTTGCCTCCGCCTActacgtgtttgtgtgtatgtcttTTGCCTCCGCCTACTGTGTCATTGTGTACGTACGTGCGCCCGCGCGCGCGCAGCTGATCCGCGTGAGGCGGGAAACAGCTGGTTGGAATCAGCCTCCTTCCGGCAAGACAAACAAGCCAGCGGAGAGCAGCGCACTGAGTGCGCGTGGAGGAAAAATAGTCAAAAATCGCTCCTGGATTTCACCTTGCACAAGGGGCAAACTTCCATCCATTGATTATACATGCATGTAtgaatgtgtgcgtgcgcgtgcatgtAAGTAAATTCATAAATAGATAATTAAATGTGTTAACCAAGGCACCACAGTAAGACAAGTGGTTCGAACGTCTAAATCTGAGtccttagattaaaaaaaaaatgtttcttgtaATTTAGGAGGACAGAATACAcggaggaaacccacacaaTTATTCGGCCATGCAAACTTCACCCAGGTATGATTACTTTATAGTCATTCTTATATACTTATTAGGTCAATGAAGTTGCCAactaaaatatgaattatttgATGAGGTATACAAGCATGTATATAACAAAATGAAGAATTCTTCTGTAGTGTCATTTTATTTACTCAAGCATTATACAATTATTTTAAAGAGTACAAAAACGCTCTGTAAATAAATATCTTTACCCTATGCCGTCaaaattgacaaacacaaacataaaacaATATTTATCATACATATGATTGTTTGCACATTCTTAAGCCATGCATTGTAAACGAAGCATGTAAAAGGAATCATGATGAACTATCGCTGTCAATGATTAATCACCTAGATTGGTCaccctgttatttctgcaaagaaTATATTTCAATCGAATGGAAGACTTAACTGGAATGTTTGAAGATGCTATGACTCACAACGTTTTAAACAAATGGTTAGTGCATGcctttttaaatgacatttcaaGTTCAAAGCTCCACAAAGATGTAACGTTCCTTCATTTGTACCACAATGACATTCCAATGGAGGAGGTCAGATGTTGCGTTGGGAAAGAACAAAGATCACTGAGCTGCTGAGGATGTCGACACTAGCGGTCTGGCCCTCTTGGCAGCCAACTCCTCCACTGTAAACGTGTAGTTATACTGGAAAATCAATACAAAGTCATTACATTTATACGTGGAAGGGTAATGAAGAAAGTGGTGCAGTCGAGTGGTCTTACCTCATTTTCTATATCTTGGAGCGATTTTATACGAATGTTGTTGAGCTGAGGAGTCTGAGAGGGACAAAGAGGGATAGCTTAACATGGTTCTGGAAGACCTTTGTAGCGGGAGATGTTAGCCATAAAAATATTGAGCTGGGAGCAAATTTGATCActtgagaaggaaaaaaagaaagttgaAAATACCGTAGCGTTTGGTTGGATATTAAACTTTGGGTTAAGGCTGAAAGGCACTCCATCTAGCGCTGCAGATAAATGACACAGAGAACATATTGGAAGAAACCTAAAAAACAACTACTTCGCAGTAATAATGTGTTACCTGTGATTCCTTGGATGCTGCTGTCAGCCGGTTTGTCCAGGGATTCATTGACATGGAGGGAATGGCGTCTGTAGCTGATTTTACCGTGAGGCACTTGAGGAGAATTGCTGAAGAAACGTTACCCACCAAAAATTTAGAACTTAAAACCTCCCAAATAGGAGAGGGTCCTTTATTGTTCAATGACATCTTTCAATTCCTCTCAGTGAGCACAACggcattaaagaaaacaaagtgTACCTGACTCTTAGAGGCTGTGGAGTAGGAGGAAGCTCCAGAGAGAGTCTACGAAGGCCCAGAGTGACATTACGAGGCTTGGCTTGGGGCGTGGTGCTGGTAAAATGACCCTTTCGACACCACAACACGTAGCCGTGGATGTCTCtgtaaacaacacaaagtaTTTAAAGGTGCATCGTGATGAGGAGCTGGATGAAGTAATAGTGCAGTTGAATGTCGTGGATTGTACGATGCCTACCCAACACATGTGTAGTGTTGTAACATCATTTTGCTTTTGGCTGTCAGTTTGATGTCCAAGACAGCTGTGTCCACACTACCGACGGGGACGACACGCACACAAATGCGTTTTTTCTTCGAAACGGTGGCCTCTGGAGACAGCAACGTACGAAATATTAGCAAAGTAAAttgacagaattttttttaaaggaagtgTATGCAAAGTCTAGTCACAACATTGGTTTCTGTGGTTTATTATCAACATTTGATGCTGGCAAAATATGAAGTACACTTGCACAACATCATGACAAACCTAACATGTTGATTGAAACTACTGGTTGAAGTTTTTAGTGAATTGTTATGAGATGTTTTAAgttttgaaatttatttttgaaaagttaTGAAAATTCTGTACAGAATTTGACTTATAGCCCAGATCAAGCATGACTGCTCTCTCCATCGCTGTTTTTTGGTTTGTACTTTCTACTGTACTGCACTTAAATTTGCAGCTCATACTCAGAGCCACAGAATTTAACCCACTCACAGCTGGTCGGTTCTTTGCAGTTTTTGACCAGCTGTCAAATCCCTTTGTCTTAGCTTCTGTCAACGCAGAAGCGCTCAGTTCCTTGTTTGACGAACTATTAGAATCTGTGGCTCTGTTAAAAACTGCAGGCCAAAACTAAACCCGAGTCCTAGTCCAATGAGACAATTTGCAGAGCTACTAAACTTTGTAAAATACAGAAAAGACTAGCGTGGCTGCTATCAGAACACTGTTAGTATAAAGATGCAACAGGAAATTCACCAGTCATCAAATCGTTATTCAAAACCACTGACTTCATTGTTAACACTCCTCAGACTTAGGTTATCTAATTGGTCTCCACATCAAACTGTATGAAtacatgtgagtgtgtgtgctcacTTGGTTCCAAGTGCTCTGCAATGAAGCAGAAGCCATGAGGAATGGCGTCCTTGTCAGTAATGACCTGAATGTCTGACACAACCATCCCACCCGAGGTGGCCTGCAGAGAGACATGCTTATATTATGTATTGCGGTGAAGCAAAAACCCCACAGAATATTTCTGAAACATGATGTGTCTCTCAGTTACCTTACTGTAGCAAAGGTAATAACCCGACCTTATGGCGAAGCTGCGGGTGAAGTTTGCGTTAGCTCCATCTTCAGTGATGTTGATCTGTAGATAGAAACAGGGAATGCTGTAAAATATAGATGAACAGTCATTCCCGTTGACACCTACCACCAAATATTCAATGATCTTGAGAAGAGgacttggaggaaaaaaaagaaataggatCAAAACAGAGAGGTGTGATAGGTTTGTGCTCCCTCATTACCATGACCACATACCAAAGTACTTCTGAGCGAATAAGCCAAGGTTACCTTGACACTTAAAAACAGCAGCAACATGATCAAACAGTGATCAGTTATgtgaggtatgtttttttttgtttttttttaatgagaacaTTGCAtgttaattgtccaaatcactCAACATGCTCCTTCAGAGAAattcaaaaaatattcaaaaggggctgaccccttttttttttgttccttcccTTAACAAGGCGCAAGGTGTACGgatgaataaaaacacaatGTGCAGCAAAAAAATGTGGAATCTCCATCTCAATCTGTACCAAGGTGAAATCTTTAGGGCAGGTGGAAGTGTTGGATGTCCACGCCACTGCTGTCAGTGGCCGAACTACCCCATAATCTGTGGTGCCCATCTgaggagaagaaaagaaaaaaagacaaggaGGTACGTATATGCATATGCCACATTTGACCTTTTGAAATGCAGGTGTACTTGGGTTCAAAAGTTTGGTTTCACCACTTAGAAACAGCCTTGTTTTTAAGAAAAT comes from the Syngnathus scovelli strain Florida chromosome 5, RoL_Ssco_1.2, whole genome shotgun sequence genome and includes:
- the LOC125969251 gene encoding transcription factor AP-4; translated protein: MEYFMMPTEKIPTLQQFKKTEKDVIGGLCSLANIPFSPETAQDQERRIRREIANSNERRRMQSINAGFQSLKSLLPHTDGEKLSKAAILQQTADYIFTLEQEKTQLLSQNNQLKRFIQEFSGSSPKRRRAEEKDEGIGSPDTLDEEKVEELRREMLELRQQLDRERSARMQLEEQVRALDTQGHPDCLKVITQQVEEEHAQLQSQTLLRLQQVQAADRPPHSPKVVAPPTPIASTHHPTVIVPAPTLTQQPHHHVTVVTMSSSLHNSTVSTSRQNLDTIVQAIHHIERTQERRASAEEEQRRAVIVSPAHVAMDTACSDTDTDTEGEDCSMN
- the mvb12a gene encoding multivesicular body subunit 12A yields the protein MMGTTDYGVVRPLTAVAWTSNTSTCPKDFTLINITEDGANANFTRSFAIRSGYYLCYSKATSGGMVVSDIQVITDKDAIPHGFCFIAEHLEPKATVSKKKRICVRVVPVGSVDTAVLDIKLTAKSKMMLQHYTCVGDIHGYVLWCRKGHFTSTTPQAKPRNVTLGLRRLSLELPPTPQPLRVSNSPQVPHGKISYRRHSLHVNESLDKPADSSIQGITALDGVPFSLNPKFNIQPNATTPQLNNIRIKSLQDIENEYNYTFTVEELAAKRARPLVSTSSAAQ